Proteins from a genomic interval of Arachis hypogaea cultivar Tifrunner chromosome 10, arahy.Tifrunner.gnm2.J5K5, whole genome shotgun sequence:
- the LOC112716491 gene encoding UDP-glycosyltransferase 83A1, with protein sequence MIKTPTVLVIPYPAQGHVNPMMSFSHKLVDHGCNIIFVNSDFNHKRVVRSMDNNNGSSSPIKLVSIPDGLGPEHDRVNLGELSVSILSTMPSKLEKLIEDLQLNEGIKVTCVVADVFMGWALQVAKKVGIKGAYFWPASASVFVLQYNVPKLIADGILDTDGSPTSTTKTFWLSSCIPAMDIKVIWWLNLFDPLVQKRFFKYVVECLRDSDNVTDWWLCNSTYELEPQAFSCVPNLLPVGPLSRTYDDNNKSVAPRSLGQFWEEDLSCMNWLDQQQNNSVVYVAFGSIALFDQKQFTELALGLELTNRPFLWVVRQDPNCENKMSLPDEFKGNRGKIIGWAPQQKVLSHPAIACFVSHCGWNSILEGLTNGVRFLCWPYFADQFFNQRYICDVLKVGLGFDLDENGLISRGEIKAKVDQLLGDENTTPRSHKLMEKLKHNIGERGASSRNLNRFLTWLKH encoded by the exons ATGATTAAGACTCCAACAGTACTAGTTATTCCATATCCAGCTCAGGGGCATGTAAACCCCATGATGAGCTTTTCACATAAGCTGGTTGATCATGGATGCAATATCATCTTTGTCAACTCAGACTTCAACCATAAGAGAGTCGTCAGATCCATGGACAACAACAATGGATCATCTTCACCAATCAAATTGGTGTCAATCCCAGATGGGTTGGGACCTGAACATGACAGAGTCAATTTAGGAGAGTTATCTGTTTCCATATTGAGCACCATGCCTTCAAAGCTTGAGAAGCTGATAGAAgatcttcaattgaatgagggcATTAAAGTAACTTGCGTTGTTGCTGATGTGTTCATGGGTTGGGCTTTGCAAGTTGCAAAGAAAGTGGGAATCAAAGGAGCTTACTTTTGGCCTGCGTCAGCATCAGTGTTTGTGTTGCAGTATAACGTCCCCAAGCTTATTGCTGATGGCATCCTAGATACTGATG GGTCACCAACATCAACAACAAAGACCTTTTGGTTATCCTCTTGTATTCCAGCAATGGACATCAAAGTCATATGGTGGTTAAATTTGTTTGACCCTTTAGTTCAAAAGAGATTTTTTAAGTATGTGGTGGAGTGCCTCCGAGATTCAGATAATGTAACTGACTGGTGGTTGTGCAATAGTACATATGAACTTGAACCACAAGCATTTTCTTGTGTGCCAAATTTATTGCCAGTAGGCCCATTATCCAGAAcctatgatgataataataaaagtGTAGCTCCAAGATCCTTGGGACAATTCTGGGAAGAAGATTTGTCTTGTATGAATTGGCTTGATCAACAACAAAACAATTCTGTTGTGTATGTAGCATTTGGTAGTATTGCTCTTTTCGACCAAAAACAATTTACTGAGCTAGCTCTTGGGCTCGAGCTGACGAACAGACCCTTTCTTTGGGTTGTTCGTCAAGATCCCAATTGCGAGAATAAAATGTCTCTTCCAGACGAATTTAAGGGGAATCGAGGTAAAATAATTGGATGGGCTCCTCAACAGAAGGTTCTAAGCCACCCTGCCATAGCTTGTTTTGTAAGTCATTGTGGTTGGAATTCAATTCTGGAAGGTTTGACTAATGGAGTTCGCTTCTTGTGTTGGCCCTATTTTGCTgaccaatttttcaatcaaagaTACATTTGTGATGTATTAAAGGTTGGATTGGGATTTGATTTGGATGAAAATGGATTAATCTCACGTGGTGAGATTAAAGCCAAAGTGGATCAACTGCTTGGTGATGAGAACACAACACCAAGGTCTCATAAGCTCATGGAGAAGTTAAAGCATAACATTGGAGAAAGAGGTGCTTCTTCAAGGAACTTAAACAGGTTTCTTACTTGGTTGAAACATTGA
- the LOC112717944 gene encoding uncharacterized protein, translating into MPSSVAVLKTSSVRVGGQVDEGSTYFHRLFWTFPPYIEVFRYCKPLVSVDGTQLYGKYGETLLVAIAYDGNSNIIPIAFALVEGENAELWSFFLSHLRQHATPQPGILVISDRHNGIKAALKAADAGWLSPTAYRAFCIRHVAANFALSFKGKDA; encoded by the coding sequence ATGCCAAGTAGTGTTGCAGTGTTAAAGACGAGTTCTGTGCGGGTTGGTGGGCAGGTGGATGAGGGATCAACTTATTTCCATCGGCTTTTCTGGACATTTCCACCGTATATTGAGGTGTTTCGATATTGCAAGCCATTGGTCAGTGTGGACGGTACCCAGCTGTATGGAAAATATGGCGAGACACTGTTGGTCGCAATTGCATATGATGGAAACTCCAACATTATTCCTATTGCATTTGCCCTAGTGGAGGGGGAGAACGCAGAGTTGTGGTCATTCTTTCTATCTCACTTGCGACAACATGCGACCCCTCAGCCAGGTATACTTGTCATATCAGATAGGCACAATGGGATTAAGGCTGCACTGAAAGCTGCTGATGCTGGCTGGCTTTCGCCTACTGCATATAGGGCTTTCTGCATCCGACATGTAGCTGCCAATTTCGCACTGAGTTTCAAGGGTAAGGATGCATAG